Proteins from a genomic interval of Rhizobium etli CFN 42:
- a CDS encoding FadR/GntR family transcriptional regulator: MSLKSMKPLARAPLLHVSVQESLRAYISDNGLKPGTLLPAESDLANQLGVSRNSLREGIKALESVGVLESRRGIGIFVKAFSFEPLLDNLAYGLGGALRQIEEVIEIRRTLEVGLIGKTVEMIGDDDIAELRATVDRMRVHAERGQSFADEDQLFHTLLFRCQNNETLARLIDVFWLAFYKASDFINLDNADPVATWRDHAAIVDAIEARDVAEAQKRLDRHYHGISRVIAANKKSANVGGAQ, from the coding sequence ATGTCGCTGAAATCCATGAAGCCCCTCGCCCGCGCGCCTCTTCTCCACGTCTCCGTGCAGGAAAGCCTGCGGGCCTATATCAGCGACAACGGGTTGAAGCCCGGTACGCTGCTTCCGGCCGAATCCGACCTGGCGAACCAGCTCGGCGTCAGCCGCAATTCACTGCGCGAGGGCATCAAGGCGCTGGAATCCGTGGGCGTACTGGAATCGCGCCGCGGCATCGGCATCTTCGTCAAAGCCTTCTCGTTCGAACCGCTGCTCGATAATCTCGCCTATGGCCTCGGCGGCGCGCTGCGTCAGATCGAGGAAGTGATCGAGATCCGCCGAACCCTGGAAGTCGGCCTGATCGGCAAGACGGTCGAGATGATCGGCGACGACGATATCGCCGAGCTGCGCGCCACCGTGGACCGCATGCGGGTCCATGCCGAGCGTGGTCAATCCTTCGCTGACGAAGACCAGCTCTTTCACACCCTGCTGTTCCGCTGCCAGAACAACGAGACCCTTGCCCGGCTGATCGATGTGTTCTGGCTCGCCTTCTACAAGGCGTCCGATTTCATCAACCTCGACAATGCCGATCCCGTCGCGACCTGGAGGGATCACGCGGCGATCGTCGATGCCATCGAGGCAAGGGACGTCGCGGAAGCACAGAAGCGCCTGGACCGCCATTACCACGGCATTTCCCGGGTGATCGCCGCCAATAAGAAAAGTGCCAATGTGGGAGGAGCACAATGA
- a CDS encoding LacI family DNA-binding transcriptional regulator, with product MPKVGIRDVAKLAGVSTGTVSRVLNDHPSVTDELRARVRRIIDDLGYMPDPSARSMRSKVSRLIGIVIPDLTNPFFSELVQSAEQAAASHGYNIIVMTSFDDAAKEADRIGQLTSRKVDGIILVPSNDFHTLKLPKALPIVVVDRLMPGYSGIASDHRSGVRLGVEHLLKLGHRRIGFISGPRHSVPANDRLKGYLEAMGQSGDDGQIQASQLIAEAAFDYESGRSAGNYLLARARSERPTAIFASSDQQAIGCMRAAHDLGIPVPAALSIVGFDGIPLSSMTTPRLTTVRQPIQKIAAAAVAVLLNKQPTPGVGHPILLDCELAEGETTSSPQPD from the coding sequence ATGCCAAAAGTCGGAATTCGAGACGTTGCCAAGCTTGCCGGCGTTTCCACCGGGACTGTCTCACGGGTCTTGAACGACCATCCTTCGGTGACGGATGAGCTAAGGGCACGCGTCAGACGCATCATCGACGACCTCGGCTATATGCCCGACCCGTCGGCGCGAAGCATGCGCAGCAAGGTCAGCCGCCTGATCGGCATCGTCATTCCGGATCTGACCAATCCGTTCTTCTCCGAACTCGTGCAGTCCGCCGAACAGGCGGCGGCAAGTCATGGCTACAACATCATCGTGATGACGTCGTTTGACGATGCGGCCAAGGAGGCCGACCGCATCGGGCAGCTGACAAGCCGGAAGGTGGACGGGATCATTCTCGTTCCGAGCAATGATTTCCATACGCTCAAGCTGCCGAAGGCTCTGCCGATCGTCGTCGTCGACCGCCTGATGCCGGGATATTCCGGCATCGCCTCCGATCACCGCAGCGGCGTGCGCCTCGGCGTCGAACATCTCTTGAAGCTCGGCCATCGCCGCATCGGCTTCATTTCAGGCCCCAGACATTCCGTGCCTGCCAATGATCGCCTCAAGGGTTACCTTGAGGCGATGGGGCAATCCGGCGACGACGGGCAAATTCAGGCCTCGCAACTGATCGCCGAGGCGGCTTTCGACTATGAAAGCGGCCGCTCAGCCGGAAACTATCTGCTGGCGCGGGCGCGCAGCGAACGCCCGACCGCCATCTTTGCAAGCTCGGATCAGCAGGCGATCGGCTGCATGAGAGCGGCGCATGATCTGGGAATCCCGGTTCCCGCCGCCCTTTCCATCGTCGGCTTCGACGGCATTCCGCTGTCGAGCATGACGACGCCGCGGCTGACCACCGTCAGGCAGCCGATTCAGAAGATCGCCGCAGCGGCGGTCGCGGTTCTCTTGAACAAGCAACCGACGCCCGGCGTCGGCCATCCCATTCTGCTCGACTGCGAGCTTGCGGAAGGGGAAACGACCTCCTCCCCGCAACCCGATTGA
- a CDS encoding sugar ABC transporter substrate-binding protein, giving the protein MSHSTKRDSVLMNAPRRAALKLGLAGTLVLALSCGVSPAFAAGKPKVGLIMKSLSNEFFKQMKAGADKYAAENKDKFEFKAVGMKDERDFAAQVDAVENFVTQKYDIIVVAPADSKAMATPLAKAVKAGVKVINIDVPLDADAKKAAGIDLAFFGPDNREGAKLAGDALAKDLGAGAKVVILEGNPEADNAKERKEGFMDSVKSGKLELLDSKTAHWETEEANTVMTNFLTKYKDIQGVMAANDSMALGVVKALDATGQAGKIKVVGFDNIPPVQPLIKDGKMLATVEQYGAQMAVMGIDYGMRELAGEKFTGWVKTDIKLVTAGDLK; this is encoded by the coding sequence ATGTCCCATTCTACAAAGCGTGATTCCGTCCTGATGAATGCGCCGCGCCGTGCGGCACTGAAGCTTGGCCTTGCCGGCACCCTGGTGCTCGCCTTGTCTTGCGGCGTGTCGCCCGCTTTTGCGGCCGGCAAGCCCAAGGTCGGCCTGATCATGAAGTCTCTGTCCAATGAGTTCTTCAAGCAGATGAAGGCCGGTGCCGATAAGTATGCGGCTGAGAACAAGGACAAGTTCGAGTTCAAGGCGGTCGGCATGAAGGACGAGCGCGATTTTGCCGCTCAGGTCGATGCCGTCGAGAACTTCGTGACGCAGAAATACGACATCATCGTCGTTGCCCCGGCCGATTCGAAGGCGATGGCAACGCCGCTTGCAAAGGCGGTCAAGGCGGGCGTCAAGGTCATCAACATCGATGTGCCGCTCGATGCCGATGCCAAGAAGGCCGCCGGTATCGACCTGGCATTCTTCGGCCCGGACAATCGCGAAGGCGCCAAGCTCGCCGGCGATGCGCTGGCCAAGGATCTGGGCGCTGGTGCGAAGGTTGTCATCCTCGAGGGCAATCCCGAGGCCGACAATGCCAAGGAACGCAAGGAAGGCTTCATGGACTCCGTCAAGTCGGGCAAGCTCGAGCTGCTCGACAGCAAGACCGCCCATTGGGAGACGGAAGAAGCCAACACCGTCATGACCAATTTCCTGACGAAGTATAAGGATATTCAGGGCGTGATGGCCGCCAACGACTCGATGGCGCTGGGCGTCGTCAAGGCGCTCGATGCAACCGGCCAGGCCGGCAAGATCAAGGTCGTCGGCTTCGACAACATCCCGCCGGTGCAGCCGCTGATCAAGGATGGTAAGATGCTTGCCACCGTCGAACAGTATGGCGCGCAGATGGCGGTCATGGGCATCGACTACGGTATGCGCGAACTTGCCGGCGAGAAATTCACCGGCTGGGTCAAGACCGACATCAAGCTCGTCACCGCCGGCGACCTCAAATAA
- a CDS encoding sugar ABC transporter ATP-binding protein, which yields MSDAADDYILKLEGIGKRFPGVVALRNVSMRIGRGKGHVLLGENGAGKSTLINLLGGVFKPDDGHISFDGKPYHPGSPLEAFQAGIRVIHQELHPLSNLTVAENLLFEHLPRRYGLVDYRKMNSRAAELLAEVGLDVAPTTLASRLSVAQLQLLEIAKALCYESKLLVLDEPTATLTSKEVDRLFEILKRLKARGVTTLYISHRLEEIFEVGDDVTVLRDGQRVITRPLSGLAIPDIVELMVGRTLSDHGIFRSDSAVFGEALGVSGLKVTRNSPELSFSVAKGEIVGIAGLVGSGRTEAVRAIFGADAKAGGDIRVDGEPVEIKSPKDAVAAGLCLATEDRKLQGLMLDMSCAQNATVTDFSKISRNGLIRRKVENEHAQRLVRELRIKTPSIHQLVRTFSGGNQQKVVIAKWLFRGPKVLIFDEPTRGIDVGAKAEIYELLWKFAAEGKGVLVVSSDLPELIGICHRIIVLSDGKIAGEIARDQFEESRILSLAYKEYSRVRQH from the coding sequence GTGTCAGACGCAGCAGACGACTACATCTTGAAGCTGGAGGGGATCGGCAAGCGTTTCCCGGGCGTCGTGGCGCTCAGAAATGTTTCCATGCGGATCGGCCGTGGCAAGGGCCACGTTCTCCTCGGCGAGAATGGCGCAGGCAAGTCGACCTTGATCAACCTGCTGGGCGGCGTCTTCAAGCCGGATGACGGGCACATTTCTTTCGACGGCAAGCCTTATCATCCGGGCTCGCCGCTGGAAGCCTTCCAGGCGGGCATTCGCGTCATCCACCAGGAACTCCATCCCCTTTCCAATCTCACCGTCGCCGAAAACCTGCTTTTCGAGCATCTTCCGCGCCGATACGGCCTGGTGGACTACCGGAAAATGAACAGCCGCGCGGCTGAACTGCTGGCAGAAGTCGGCCTCGACGTGGCGCCGACGACGCTTGCCAGCCGCCTCAGCGTCGCGCAGCTGCAACTGCTCGAGATCGCCAAGGCGCTCTGCTATGAAAGCAAGCTGCTCGTCCTCGACGAGCCGACGGCAACCTTGACCTCCAAGGAAGTCGACCGGCTGTTCGAGATCCTGAAGCGGCTGAAGGCGCGGGGCGTGACGACGCTTTATATATCCCATCGGCTCGAGGAGATCTTCGAAGTCGGAGACGACGTCACGGTGCTGCGCGACGGCCAGCGTGTCATTACGAGGCCGCTCTCCGGATTGGCGATCCCCGATATCGTCGAGCTGATGGTCGGACGAACGCTTTCGGATCATGGTATCTTTCGCAGCGACAGCGCCGTGTTCGGCGAGGCGCTTGGCGTCTCCGGCCTGAAGGTGACACGCAACAGCCCGGAACTGTCGTTCTCCGTCGCCAAGGGAGAAATCGTCGGCATCGCCGGTCTTGTCGGCAGCGGCCGAACGGAAGCGGTGCGCGCCATATTCGGCGCCGACGCCAAGGCCGGCGGCGACATCCGCGTTGACGGCGAGCCGGTCGAGATCAAGTCGCCAAAGGATGCGGTTGCCGCCGGCCTGTGCCTGGCGACGGAAGACCGCAAGCTGCAGGGTCTGATGCTCGACATGAGCTGCGCGCAAAACGCCACCGTCACCGATTTCAGCAAGATCTCCCGTAACGGGCTAATCAGGCGGAAGGTGGAGAACGAGCACGCGCAGCGTCTCGTGCGCGAGCTGCGCATCAAAACCCCGTCGATCCATCAGCTGGTCAGGACGTTTTCCGGCGGCAATCAGCAGAAGGTGGTGATCGCCAAATGGCTTTTTCGCGGCCCCAAAGTGCTGATTTTCGATGAGCCGACCCGCGGCATCGATGTTGGCGCCAAGGCGGAGATCTACGAACTTCTCTGGAAGTTCGCCGCTGAAGGAAAGGGCGTTCTCGTCGTCTCCTCGGACCTGCCGGAGCTCATCGGCATCTGCCATCGCATCATCGTCCTGTCGGACGGCAAGATCGCCGGCGAAATAGCGCGGGATCAATTCGAGGAGAGCAGGATCCTCTCACTCGCTTACAAGGAGTACAGTCGTGTCCGGCAACATTGA
- a CDS encoding ABC transporter permease yields the protein MSGNIETKVEAQETGFWDKLIRISMKEAGVAVALVLILIFFSATAPYFATPENFLKIFVQIAINTVLASGMTFVILVGGIDLSVGSLLALCTVIGATIMIDPRLSPWAAIVLASLASMGTGAILGAINGWVCEKWKLPSFIVTLGMLNVASGLARVVSDNSTITGLPQPFVDFGNLIFWGIFPSIFLIAIVVVLVGWFVLRYTVFGRFVFAIGTNEEAVRLSGHEPKRYKIAVFTISGLTAGIAAMVYLLRLNVGSPVAGIGYELNAIAAVIIGGTSLSGGKGSIVGTLVGACILQVLSTGLQLLGADDNIKPIVIGAVIVLAVILDSYRGRLMRILETR from the coding sequence GTGTCCGGCAACATTGAAACCAAGGTCGAAGCGCAAGAAACAGGCTTCTGGGACAAGCTCATCCGGATCTCGATGAAAGAGGCAGGCGTTGCCGTCGCCCTCGTCCTGATCCTGATATTCTTCTCGGCAACGGCGCCCTATTTCGCGACGCCGGAGAATTTCCTGAAGATCTTCGTGCAGATCGCCATCAACACGGTCCTCGCCTCGGGCATGACCTTCGTCATCCTGGTCGGCGGCATCGACCTTTCGGTCGGCTCGCTGCTCGCCCTTTGCACGGTTATCGGCGCGACGATCATGATCGACCCGAGGCTGTCCCCTTGGGCTGCGATCGTGCTGGCGTCGCTCGCCTCGATGGGTACCGGTGCGATCCTTGGCGCCATTAACGGATGGGTCTGCGAAAAGTGGAAGCTTCCGTCCTTCATCGTCACGCTCGGCATGCTGAATGTCGCAAGCGGCCTGGCGCGCGTGGTCAGCGATAACTCCACCATCACCGGCCTGCCGCAGCCCTTCGTCGATTTCGGCAATCTGATCTTCTGGGGCATCTTCCCGTCGATCTTCCTGATTGCGATAGTCGTCGTCCTCGTCGGCTGGTTCGTGCTGCGTTATACGGTTTTCGGCCGTTTCGTCTTCGCGATCGGCACCAATGAAGAGGCTGTGCGGCTGTCGGGACATGAGCCGAAGCGCTACAAGATCGCGGTGTTCACGATCTCGGGCCTCACCGCCGGCATTGCCGCCATGGTCTATCTGCTGCGCCTTAATGTCGGCAGTCCGGTTGCCGGCATAGGCTATGAATTGAACGCGATCGCCGCGGTCATCATCGGCGGAACCAGCCTCTCGGGCGGCAAGGGCTCGATCGTCGGAACGCTTGTCGGTGCCTGCATTCTGCAGGTGCTGTCGACGGGATTGCAGCTGCTGGGGGCCGACGACAACATCAAGCCGATCGTCATCGGCGCCGTCATCGTGCTTGCGGTTATTCTGGATAGCTATCGCGGGCGGTTGATGCGGATACTCGAAACGCGATGA
- a CDS encoding right-handed parallel beta-helix repeat-containing protein produces the protein MPAILRKKAHGVSTRAQVIDGADDIGVAYQVFSDTVVEDVIVKNSPRGFKFHNGNNLVVRRCETENVKGDGIYLTKTSNVLLENNRMGEAPGEGADCCQFAYQNSDDNISSDVVIRGNLFLQSPTSTSNKGALVCDKTRKYLVEYNFIGGKNFSFSSIGDDAVVRSNIMRDGRMNDYSFGYGIGDKADHAGHHVYDNWIENNNRGISLSGFSDQELAFRKDIDIHDNVISGCDIAFFANRQWSGSVRRNIFMRCGQDMVLSGKGKATAGEIDGNYHNDGSFLNLVAPPLRFNSDGKASVASGEWTSEPDEIVIQWRDKGLDIPGANRPSITVEPGMELSCVLLARKGRNWMLAIAETAYDAFTPRAWEEKKLPWQKRYLSI, from the coding sequence ATGCCCGCAATCCTGCGAAAGAAAGCTCATGGCGTCTCTACGCGGGCACAAGTCATCGACGGGGCAGACGATATCGGCGTCGCCTATCAGGTGTTTTCCGATACGGTGGTCGAAGACGTCATCGTCAAGAACTCACCGCGTGGGTTCAAGTTTCACAATGGCAACAACCTGGTCGTCAGGCGCTGCGAAACGGAGAATGTTAAGGGCGACGGCATCTATCTGACGAAGACGTCGAATGTGCTTCTGGAAAACAACCGGATGGGAGAGGCACCGGGTGAGGGGGCGGATTGCTGTCAGTTCGCCTATCAGAACAGCGACGACAATATCAGTTCGGACGTCGTGATCCGCGGCAACCTCTTCCTGCAGTCGCCGACGAGCACCTCGAACAAGGGCGCGCTGGTCTGCGACAAAACCCGGAAATATCTCGTCGAGTACAATTTCATCGGCGGCAAGAACTTCTCCTTTTCATCGATCGGCGACGATGCCGTGGTGCGCAGCAACATCATGCGTGACGGCAGGATGAACGACTATTCCTTCGGCTACGGCATCGGCGACAAGGCTGATCATGCCGGCCATCACGTCTATGACAATTGGATCGAGAACAACAATCGCGGGATCAGTCTGAGCGGCTTTTCCGACCAGGAGCTGGCCTTTCGCAAGGACATCGACATCCACGACAACGTCATCAGCGGATGCGACATCGCCTTCTTCGCCAATCGTCAGTGGTCGGGGAGCGTCCGGCGCAATATCTTCATGCGATGCGGGCAGGACATGGTTCTGTCGGGAAAGGGCAAAGCAACCGCCGGCGAGATCGACGGCAATTATCATAATGACGGCAGCTTCTTGAACCTTGTGGCGCCGCCGCTCCGTTTCAACTCCGACGGCAAGGCCTCCGTCGCTTCGGGGGAATGGACATCCGAGCCCGATGAGATCGTCATCCAGTGGCGTGACAAAGGACTGGATATCCCAGGCGCTAATCGGCCATCCATCACTGTCGAGCCCGGCATGGAATTGTCTTGCGTGCTGTTGGCCCGCAAGGGCCGCAACTGGATGCTGGCGATCGCCGAAACCGCCTATGATGCGTTCACGCCGCGCGCATGGGAGGAAAAAAAGCTGCCCTGGCAGAAGCGGTATCTCTCGATCTGA
- the ku gene encoding non-homologous end joining protein Ku, protein MARQTFWKGYLKLSLVTASVSLTPATTDSNKVRFHVLNRQTKNRVESRYVDSVTHKPVADTDQVKGYPRGEDDYVLLEDEEIEEVGLESTRTIDIDSFVPRGSIDWIWYDKPHFLAPGDKVGVEAFCVIREAMKANDVVGIARLVLYRRERAVLLEPQGKGIVLWTLRYGDEVRRPSAEIDDKARIDSKLLALMKRLVKEETKDWSPTMVQDPIQKQLKSMIRGKQKSLKKAAPAKRPAPLKSSGNVINIMDALKKSLTAEGGRKSR, encoded by the coding sequence ATGGCACGCCAGACATTCTGGAAAGGGTATCTCAAGCTCTCGCTCGTCACCGCCTCCGTCTCGTTGACGCCGGCGACGACCGACAGCAACAAGGTGCGTTTCCACGTTCTCAATCGCCAGACGAAAAACCGCGTCGAAAGCCGTTATGTCGACAGCGTGACCCATAAGCCGGTCGCCGACACGGACCAGGTGAAGGGCTATCCGCGCGGCGAGGACGATTATGTTCTTCTCGAGGACGAGGAGATCGAGGAAGTGGGGCTCGAAAGCACCCGCACCATCGATATCGACAGTTTCGTTCCGCGCGGCTCGATCGATTGGATCTGGTACGACAAACCGCATTTCCTGGCGCCGGGAGACAAGGTCGGCGTGGAAGCCTTCTGCGTCATCCGCGAAGCGATGAAAGCGAATGACGTGGTCGGCATTGCCCGCCTGGTTCTCTATCGCCGCGAGCGCGCCGTGCTGTTGGAGCCGCAAGGCAAAGGCATCGTTCTGTGGACCCTGCGTTATGGCGACGAGGTGCGCCGACCCTCGGCCGAAATCGACGACAAGGCAAGGATCGACAGCAAGCTTTTGGCGCTGATGAAGCGGCTGGTGAAGGAAGAGACGAAGGATTGGAGCCCGACCATGGTGCAGGACCCGATCCAGAAGCAGCTGAAATCGATGATCCGCGGCAAGCAGAAGAGCCTGAAGAAGGCGGCGCCCGCCAAAAGGCCCGCACCATTGAAATCGAGCGGCAACGTCATCAATATCATGGATGCGTTGAAGAAGAGCCTGACAGCGGAAGGCGGGCGGAAGTCGCGTTAG
- the ligD gene encoding DNA ligase D, which translates to MALETCQAKRNFKLAPKSKDGKAVAAKRPAAKARSPAPRERDWPKGARKGAMPDFIEPALAKLKPKPPAGDRWIHEIKFDGYRLQVRVENGKIRMLTRSGLDWTEKFGREVLEAFAALPVQSAAIDGEIVVERDTGASNFSALQHDLSEGRNDRFVFYAFDLLHFDGYNLVDVALIDRKQLLESLLPDDNDKLRYSAHFNESGGLVLDHACRLSLEGMISKLRDSKYRSGRKGDWIKSKCSHRQEFVIGGYVPSTSMKNAIGSLAVGYYQGGELKYVGRVGTGYTAATAQMLYEKLSRLTQNENSFDDKLTSEERRGLIYVKPQLVGEVEFRAWSADGNLRHAAFRGLREDKPAKDVTREMEKTTAPLLPKSAVTLTHPDRIYWPDEGVTKEGLANYYAQVWRFMAPYVVNRPLALLRLPDGINGRQRFFQKHAWKGMNPHIEEITDPKDKQGEKLLRITDFDGIVALVQSAVLEIHPWGASTDNWEKPDMITMDLDPDDEVAWADVIAAAYELKERLEAEGLAAFVKTSGGKGLHVVTPLTPKAGWAEVKGFAKWLADSMSADRPDRYLATATKAKRTGRIFIDYLRNGRGNTAVAPYSARARPGAAVSMPLEWSELTIEVGPAYFTVDNAPTRLDALPRDPWDGFFAAAKPLEKKKR; encoded by the coding sequence ATGGCCCTCGAAACCTGTCAGGCGAAGCGCAATTTCAAACTCGCTCCCAAATCGAAAGACGGCAAGGCGGTTGCCGCCAAAAGACCGGCAGCAAAGGCCAGATCCCCGGCACCACGAGAACGCGACTGGCCGAAGGGTGCGCGCAAGGGCGCAATGCCCGATTTCATCGAACCGGCGCTTGCCAAGCTGAAGCCGAAGCCGCCGGCGGGTGACCGCTGGATTCACGAAATCAAGTTTGACGGCTACCGGCTGCAGGTCAGAGTCGAGAACGGCAAGATCAGAATGTTGACCCGCAGCGGCCTCGACTGGACGGAGAAATTCGGCCGCGAGGTGCTAGAGGCCTTTGCCGCCCTGCCGGTGCAATCGGCGGCGATCGATGGCGAAATCGTCGTCGAGCGCGATACCGGCGCCTCGAACTTCTCGGCACTTCAGCACGATCTGAGCGAGGGCCGCAACGATCGCTTCGTCTTCTATGCCTTCGATCTTCTCCACTTCGACGGCTACAACCTCGTCGATGTGGCGCTCATCGATCGCAAGCAGCTGCTCGAAAGCCTGCTGCCCGACGATAACGACAAGCTGCGTTACAGCGCGCATTTCAACGAAAGCGGCGGCCTCGTGCTCGACCATGCCTGTCGGCTCAGCCTCGAAGGGATGATTTCCAAACTGCGCGATAGCAAATACAGGTCGGGACGCAAAGGTGATTGGATCAAATCGAAATGCTCGCACCGGCAGGAATTCGTCATCGGCGGCTACGTGCCGTCGACATCGATGAAGAATGCGATCGGCTCACTGGCGGTGGGCTATTACCAAGGCGGTGAACTCAAGTATGTCGGGCGCGTCGGCACCGGATATACGGCGGCAACCGCACAGATGCTCTATGAGAAACTGTCGCGTCTGACGCAGAACGAGAATTCATTCGACGACAAGCTGACGTCAGAGGAGCGGCGCGGGCTGATCTATGTCAAGCCGCAGCTGGTCGGCGAGGTCGAGTTCCGAGCCTGGTCGGCCGACGGCAATCTGCGCCATGCGGCCTTTCGCGGCCTGCGCGAAGACAAACCTGCCAAGGACGTGACACGCGAGATGGAAAAGACCACAGCGCCTCTCCTGCCGAAATCGGCAGTGACACTCACCCATCCCGACCGCATCTATTGGCCGGACGAGGGTGTTACCAAAGAGGGGCTGGCGAATTATTATGCCCAGGTCTGGCGCTTCATGGCGCCCTATGTCGTCAACCGCCCCTTGGCGCTTCTGCGCCTGCCGGACGGAATCAACGGCCGGCAGCGCTTTTTCCAGAAACATGCCTGGAAAGGCATGAATCCGCATATCGAGGAGATCACCGACCCCAAGGACAAGCAGGGGGAGAAGCTGCTGCGGATAACCGATTTCGACGGCATCGTGGCCCTGGTGCAATCGGCCGTGCTTGAAATCCACCCCTGGGGTGCTTCGACCGACAATTGGGAAAAGCCCGATATGATCACCATGGACCTCGATCCCGATGACGAGGTGGCGTGGGCAGATGTGATCGCCGCCGCTTACGAATTGAAGGAGCGGCTGGAGGCCGAAGGCCTCGCCGCCTTCGTCAAGACCTCGGGCGGCAAGGGGCTGCATGTGGTGACGCCGCTCACGCCGAAGGCCGGCTGGGCCGAGGTGAAGGGTTTCGCCAAATGGCTTGCCGACAGCATGTCCGCCGACCGTCCGGACCGTTATCTGGCGACGGCGACGAAGGCCAAGCGCACGGGGAGGATCTTCATCGACTATCTCCGCAACGGCCGCGGGAATACGGCGGTCGCGCCCTATTCGGCACGGGCACGGCCGGGTGCGGCGGTCTCGATGCCGCTGGAATGGAGCGAACTCACCATCGAGGTCGGACCGGCCTATTTCACGGTGGACAATGCGCCGACCCGGCTCGACGCGCTGCCGCGTGATCCCTGGGACGGATTTTTCGCCGCGGCGAAACCGTTGGAAAAGAAGAAGCGGTAG
- the ku gene encoding non-homologous end joining protein Ku, which yields MAARASWKGHLKVGDLACAVGLYTAISSSDRVSFNIVNRRTGHRVERQFVDSETGKPVGRDDQVKGYRMENGDYIVIEGDEIAEIMPESDKVLNVKAFIAYDGIDKLYFDRPYYLAPVDEHDEEALSLIVRGMRDSKVAALAEAVLFQRNRTLLIRPHDGHIVATMLNFDYEVRSAEAVFRDIPDIKFDKEMLELAGHIIETKHGSFDPSAYEDRYEAALVELVKAKIEGRAPPKKKPAPEGKVVDLMEALRQSAKMSGTAAKKAPARSDSQSKKAG from the coding sequence ATGGCCGCCCGGGCAAGCTGGAAGGGTCATTTGAAGGTAGGCGACCTTGCTTGCGCAGTCGGGCTCTATACCGCCATTTCCTCCTCCGATCGCGTTTCCTTCAACATCGTCAACCGCAGGACCGGCCACCGGGTGGAACGGCAATTCGTCGACAGCGAGACCGGCAAGCCAGTCGGCCGGGACGATCAGGTCAAGGGCTACCGGATGGAGAATGGCGATTACATCGTCATCGAAGGCGACGAGATCGCCGAGATCATGCCGGAAAGCGACAAGGTGCTCAACGTCAAGGCTTTCATTGCCTATGACGGTATCGACAAGCTCTATTTCGACCGTCCCTATTACCTCGCGCCCGTCGACGAACATGATGAAGAAGCGCTGTCGCTGATCGTCCGCGGCATGCGCGACAGCAAGGTCGCGGCGCTCGCCGAAGCCGTACTTTTCCAGCGCAACCGAACGCTGCTGATCCGGCCTCATGACGGCCACATCGTCGCGACCATGCTGAATTTCGACTATGAGGTGCGCTCAGCCGAGGCGGTCTTCAGAGACATTCCCGACATCAAGTTCGACAAGGAGATGCTCGAGCTCGCCGGGCACATCATCGAGACCAAGCACGGGAGCTTCGATCCCAGCGCCTACGAGGACCGTTACGAAGCGGCCCTCGTCGAACTGGTGAAGGCAAAGATCGAGGGCCGGGCGCCGCCGAAGAAGAAACCGGCGCCCGAAGGCAAGGTCGTCGACCTGATGGAGGCGCTGCGCCAGAGCGCCAAGATGAGCGGCACGGCGGCGAAGAAGGCGCCGGCGCGCAGCGACAGCCAAAGCAAGAAGGCAGGCTGA
- a CDS encoding DUF2188 domain-containing protein — translation MADITYEVVPHDNGWAYKLGDTLSETYATAEEAIVHAKDAASRQKIGDGDALLAYPAPDGGWAFQELETDKSSSRL, via the coding sequence ATGGCCGATATCACCTATGAGGTCGTGCCGCACGACAATGGCTGGGCTTACAAGCTCGGCGATACGCTGTCGGAAACCTATGCGACGGCTGAGGAAGCGATTGTCCACGCCAAGGATGCTGCGTCACGTCAGAAAATCGGCGACGGCGACGCGTTGCTCGCCTATCCTGCACCCGACGGCGGCTGGGCGTTCCAGGAGCTCGAAACCGACAAGAGCAGCAGTCGGCTCTGA